The Papaver somniferum cultivar HN1 chromosome 3, ASM357369v1, whole genome shotgun sequence genome includes a region encoding these proteins:
- the LOC113361366 gene encoding pentatricopeptide repeat-containing protein At5g04780, mitochondrial-like, which yields MGVVRLSSIMRNCLPLSAINQIKQTHTQILINGFYQNLTLQTDLILVYSRCSDHLKYAQQVFDRMTDRNMHSWNILISSYVQNSLYHDSLRMFDEFLKTGLRPDHFTFPSIFKACAGIGDSCIGKVMHSWIIKLGFEDHVVVRSSLIDFYAKCENLIDANRLFGKMVVRDVVVWNSMIGGFARAGFSEEALFCFKEMQEEGLKMDLRTIPSILSACGKEDDLMKGKEIHGQVVKSLRFSRDIAIGNAIIDMYAKCGCLSNSRLVFKNMNDLSVVTWTTLISSYGVNGKGEESIILFEEMIAAGFKPNCVTFTAILSSCSHSGLIHQGRRIFNSMSSDFGIKPGIEHYACMVDLLGRFGHLEEALELVKNFPGEAAASVWGALLGACRIHKNMEIGEIAAYQLFELEAHNSSNYIALSNIYESVGRWDNVQKLRARMKELALVKTPGLSWININDRVFRFFQGDVSLPQMKMAYETLDTMSKIMMLPQGYE from the coding sequence ATGGGAGTAGTACGGTTATCTTCAATCATGAGAAACTGTCTTCCTCTGTCAGCAATCAACCAGATTAAGCAAACCCACACTCAAATCCTCATCAATGGTTTTTATCAAAACCTCACTCTTCAAACTGATCTCATATTAGTCTACTCAAGGTGCAGTGACCACCTTAAATATGCTCAACAAGTATTCGATAGAATGACTGACAGAAATATGCACTCCTGGAACATATTGATCTCTTCTTACGTTCAGAATTCTCTTTATCACGATTCTTTAAGGATGTTTGATGAGTTTTTGAAAACTGGTCTTCGACCTGATCATTTCACATTTCCATCAATCTTTAAGGCTTGTGCAGGAATTGGAGATTCTTGTATCGGTAAGGTAATGCATTCTTGGATTATTAAACTTGGGTTTGAAGACCATGTTGTTGTTAGGAGTTCGTTAATTGATTTCTATGCTAAATGTGAGAACTTGATTGATGCAAATAGGCTGTTTGGGAAAATGGTGGTTAGGGATGTTGTTGTTTGGAATTCGATGATTGGGGGTTTTGCCAGAGCTGGGTTCTCAGAAGAGGCGCTATTTTGTTTTAAAGAAATGCAGGAGGAAGGATTGAAAATGGATTTGAGGACAATACCGAGCATTTTGAGTGCCTGTGGGAAGGAAGATGACTTGATGAAAGGGAAAGAAATTCATGGGCAAGTAGTTAAGAGTCTACGTTTTAGTAGGGATATCGCTATTGGGAATGCTATAATTGATATGTATGCCAAGTGCGGATGCTTAAGCAATTCACGGCTGGTTTTCAAGAACATGAATGACTTGAGTGTTGTAACTTGGACCACATTGATATCTTCATATGGAGTTAATGGGAAGGGAGAGGAGTCAATAATTCTCTTTGAGGAAATGATAGCTGCTGGATTCAAACCCAATTGTGTTACATTCACAGCTATCCTTTCTAGTTGTAGCCACTCTGGTCTTATTCATCAAGGTCGAAGGATTTTCAATTCAATGAGTTCGGATTTTGGAATAAAACCTGGTATTGAGCATTATGCTTGTATGGTGGACCTCCTTGGCCGTTTTGGACATCTCGAGGAGGCATTAGAACTAGTAAAGAATTTTCCAGGAGAAGCAGCTGCTAGTGTTTGGGGTGCTCTACTTGGTGCATGTAGAATTCACAAAAATATGGAGATTGGAGAAATTGCAGCTTATCAACTTTTTGAATTGGAAGCTCATAATTCTAGTAACTATATTGCGTTGTCTAATATATATGAGTCTGTTGGTAGGTGGGATAATGTTCAAAAATTACGAGCAAGGATGAAGGAGTTGGCTTTAGTCAAAACACCTGGTCTCAGTTGGATTAATATCAATGATagggtttttagattttttcaagGTGACGTGTCTCTTCCACAGATGAAAATGGCATATGAGACATTAGACACGATGAGCAAGATAATGATGTTGCCTCAAGGTTATGAGTAA
- the LOC113359616 gene encoding extensin-like, whose amino-acid sequence MSTPQNFPFYYFSPPPPQYYPNPPYVMPPPSTPSWSVTPPKPPTPAVSPPAPKRPTPTVSPPSPKRPTPIVSPPPRKKPTPPMAPPPKKPPTPAVRAPPPPRHFSPPPSPMIKPPARPLAPPPPHITPPSPGPSHHTTIIIVFVSLGGLFFLAFLSVALCCFIKKKKKKKTAQKSEIISIDGHRKVQEKIVPGPNGTEAVMLTIDEDIHIQEAIKKNETIGEGLHAKSVESNAVPHGNGNSSAENTSRTADVGASSSNSNH is encoded by the coding sequence ATGTCTACTCCCCAAAACTTCCCTTTCTATTACTTTTCTCCACCACCTCCTCAGTACTACCCAAACCCTCCGTATGTTATGCCACCACCATCAACTCCATCCTGGTCTGTCACACCACCAAAGCCACCTACTCCAGCAGTCTCACCCCCAGCACCAAAGCGACCTACTCCTACAGTTTCACCACCATCACCAAAGCGGCCAACTCCGATAGTGTCACCACCACCACGCAAGAAGCCAACTCCACCAATGGCACCACCACCAAAAAAGCCGCCAACTCCAGCAGTGAGAGCACCACCGCCACCCCGTCATTTCAGTCCTCCACCATCTCCCATGATAAAACCGCCAGCTCGTCCTCTTGCTCCACCTCCTCCTCATATCACTCCACCATCACCTGGACCATCACACCACACCACCATCATTATCGTATTTGTATCCTTGGGTGGTCTATTCTTTCTTGCATTCCTCTCAGTAGCTCTGTGCTGCtttattaaaaagaagaagaagaagaagacagctCAAAAATCTGAGATCATAAGCATTGATGGACATAGGAAGGTGCAGGAAAAAATTGTACCTGGCCCAAATGGTACAGAAGCTGTAATGCTAACCATTGATGAGGATATCCATATTCAGGAAGCAATCAAGAAGAACGAAACAATTGGTGAAGGTTTACATGCAAAGTCTGTAGAGAGTAATGCAGTCCCCCATGGCAATGGTAATAGCTCTGCAGAAAACACTTCGCGAACTGCTGACGTTGGAGCATCTTCTTCCAATTCTAATCATTAA